The Neodiprion virginianus isolate iyNeoVirg1 chromosome 5, iyNeoVirg1.1, whole genome shotgun sequence genome contains a region encoding:
- the LOC124305712 gene encoding neurofibromin isoform X1: MGTQKPGEWAHLLIARFEDQLPCRAGPQTTHSRINEEKNKKCLIQISRYRFSLVISGLTKMLQRVNELAPCGVGQRSFHFSDQDRHCYESIIIVLDTLERCLSNQPKDTTKFDETMNVKLLLREICQFIDVPNDSPQHAHLKNLASKVLFALSLNFFNAVFNRISARLQELSVSNEENPDYSDIELIQHINVDVHRLTRLLNETIQKFKQLKKSAHLVLINSLEKAIWNWMDTYPHEFANLQKKPNDDLSKVCGELFDILDTFADNKKGRAAAVWPLQIMLLILSPKVLEEIVNADSGAPCSPRHSKKKQFIDSVKRGLGMHGGSSRQLVEAAAVTCVKLCKASTYINILDSNNVAFTLVQNVINDLKALLFNPCKPFSRGQNYIAQDIDLMIDCFISCFRIKPHNNEALKVCLNLNFPSTYQFVLVSSLYKIITQPRLLWWPQIDLVYSRSAELRAMFTDALNKVAQGYISHAPLRMIQSLTLKGKEQSKYKDRGEDISGYRNLLLWMVRLIHADPMLMLNNQGKAGHEIQSSTLELINGLVSLVHQPTMPDVAHEAMEALLVLHHPDKIKAWNPEAPINTFWDVSSQVLFSISQKLIQHQIVNYTDILKWLREILVCRNAFLTQNKDYANVGSQIAICKQAHIKLEVVFFMYLWSIDMEAVLVAMSCFALLCEEADIRCGSDEVAVTCLLPNYHLYIELAQASTILTTASGESRIYYHEHNHGRAALQKRIMTLLRKIEHCVNGVQPAWEETFRNWELACRQLSNYRKTKSEDPQTEPSHRSTGKRRASHQNSEHELEEQINEWANMTGFLCAMGGVCLQRRSPSRPVSGLVSNSETKRSNTLANPNQEVQYCPVTQFVFNLLRLLICNNEKFGAQIQKHVKELVGHEMSPALYPILFDQIKSIVEKFFDQQGQVVVSDLNTQFIEHTIFIMKNVLDSKTDQPSEHLGVTSIEGMMLAIVRYVRHLDMTVHAIHIKTKLCQLVEVMMKRRDDLAFRQEMKFRNKLVEYLTDWVMGTSHQIAPPSGGDVTVITSIYSRDLDQACMEAVGALLRGLPLQPEESDRGDLMEAKSQLFLKYFTLFMNLLNDCSESTEEKEVVTRQRVTAGKLSTLRNATIQAMSNLLSANIDSGLMHSIDLGYNRDLQTRAAFMEVLTKILQQGTEFDTLAENVLADRLEQLVQLVTMISDKGELPIAMALANVVTTNQMDELARVFVTLFDAKHLLSPLLWNMFYREVEVSDCMQTLFRGNSLGSKIMAFCFKIYGASYLQSLLEPLIKPLLEDPVTHFEVDSARIDINEDIEKNGRNLIALTQRVFDAIVSSADKFPPQLRSMCHCLYQVLSKRFPQCPQNNIGAVGTVIFLRFINPAIVSPQEMGIVSKQVPTPVKRGLMLMSKILQNIANHVEFSKEQHMLPFNDFLRAHFEIGRRFFIQIASDCETVDQANHPMSFISDTNVLALHRLLWNHQERIGDYLSSSRDHKAVGRRPFDKMATLLAYLGPPEHKPVDSNLLFSSFDRWSSIDMSSTNFEEIMVKHNMHEKEEFKSIKSLNIFYQAGTSKQGYPVFYYIARRYKIGETNGDLLIYHVILTLKPFCHSPFELVVDFTHTCSDNRFRTEFLQKWFYVLPEVAYENIHAAYIYNCNSWVREYTKFHDRILAPLKGNRKVVFIEAPGRLNDLIDLEQQKLPGATLSLDEDLKVFNNALKLSHKDTKVAIKVGPTAIQITSAEKCKVLSHAVLLNDVYYASEIEEVCLVDDNQFTLTIANESGPLSFIHNDCDSIVQAIIHIRNRWELSQPDSVTVHQKIRPKDVPGTLLNMALLNLGSSDPNLRTAAYNQLCALTATFDLKIEGQLLETSGLCIPSNNTIFIKSVSEKLATNEPHLTLEFLEECIQGFRVSNIELKHLCLEYMTPWLVNLVRFCKPSDESKRQKQVTQILEKLITLTIEEVQMYPSIQAKIWGSIGQVPELIDMVLDNFIQRSVRYGLGTAMVEIMADTAVALASANVQLVAKKVIGRLCRVVDKTCTSPTALLEQHAMWHDIAILARYLLMLSFNNCLDVGRHLPYLFHTVTFLVCSGSLSMRASTHGLVINIIHSLCTCTKPSFSEDTQRVLRLSLDEFSLPKFYLLFGISKVKSAAVTAFRSSYRHSNEKWFGNERSLSGGQDRERLALTSLEVITDALLEIMEACMRDIPDCDWLQTWTTLAKSFAFCFNPALQPRALIVFGCISKSITDQDIKQLLRILVKALESFDDIILLEAIVMCLTRLQPLLRPESPIHRSLFWVATSVLQLDEASLYASGLALLEQNLHTLDSQGIFDDKTLEQVMMSTREPLEWHFKQLDHAVGLSFKTNFHFALVGHLLKGYRHPTPTTVSRTARVLTMLLAIVAKPLRRDKFEVTLDSVAYLAALVSVSEEVRSRCHIRHSLGRAVAESGSTDFLDTLVPHNTDSTGGMTNPANRRQKSWDLLDQSAITQAKQQKQHTPHQTGRILFKTQRSFSVPTTKEAKPINDSEAKNRSARVSVSNENNVLLDPEVLTDFPTQTLVLTVLATLVKYSTDENETRILYQYLAEASVVFPKVFPVIHNLLDAKITSVLSSCHDQVILSAVQAIIQNMIACEDTSQQQLHFLQSCGFGGLWRFAGPYTKCNPTAESAELFVNCLEAMVETCLPVEEGEGMFNSEQSSRDERVSIGDSQYSSTLGVNSVSTMNVAATSSSSLNMVSPIEKESDILSTTSLDRYHTRGRKASLTTGILIPASSSNGTGGIHLA, from the exons ATGGGCACTCAAAAACCGGGCGAGTGGGCACATCTGCTGATTGCGCGTTTCGAGGACCAG CTCCCATGCCGTGCTGGTCCTCAAACAACACACTCTCGCATCaacgaagaaaagaataaaaaatgtctgaTCCAAATATCCCGTTACCGATTCTCGCTGGTTATTTCTGGCCTTACAAAAATGCTGCAACGTGTCAACGAGTTGGCACCTTGCGGTGTTGGTCAACGTTCATTCCATTTTTCCGATCAAGATCGTCACTGCTACGAATCGATTATCATAGTCTTGGATACGCTAGAACGCTGCCTCAGTAATCAACCCAAAGACACAACAAAGTTTGACGAAACGATGAATGTAAAACTATTGTTGAGAGAGATTTGCCAATTCATCG ATGTGCCCAATGACAGTCCGCAGCACGCGCATCTCAAGAATCTTGCCAGCAAGGTCCTCTTTGCCCTTAGtttaaatttcttcaatgcagTCTTTAATAGAATTTCAGCCAGACTTCAAGAGCTGTCAGTATCGAACGAAGAAAATCCAGATTACAGCGACATAGAACTTATACAGCATATCAACGTTGATGTTCATAGATTGACGAGGCTTTTAAATG AAACGATTCAGAAGTTCAAGCAGCTGAAAAAGTCGGCGCATCTTGTGCTGATAAATTCGCTAGAGAAGGCAATATGGAATTGGATGGATACTTACCCACACGAGTTCGCCAATCTTCAGAAAAAGCCAAACGACGATTTGTCCAAAGTGTGTGGAGAGCTATTCGACATTCTAGACACATTTGCCGACAACAAAAAGGGCAGAGCAGCTGCCGTTTGGCCTCTACAGATAATGCTGCTGATTCTCTCTCCGAAAGTACTTGAAGAAATTGTAAACGCAGATTCGGGTGCGCCTTGTTCTCCTAGGCattcgaagaaaaaacagtTCATCGATAGCGTCAAGAGAGGGTTGGGCATGCACGGAGGTTCTAGCAGACAGCTAGTGGAAGCTGCCGCAGTAACATGTGTTAAACTTTGCAAGGCCTCTACTTACATAAACATATTAGATTCGAACAATGTTGCCTTTACCTTGGTACAAAATGTGATAAACGACTTGAAGGCCCTCCTCTTCAATCCATGCAAACCCTTCTCGCGTGGGCAGAATTACATTGCGCAAGACATTGATCTCATGATCGATTGCTTCATAAGTTGCTTTCGCATCAAACCCCACAACAACGAAGCGCTGAAAGTCTGTTTGAACTTAAACTTTCCTTCGACTTATCAGTTCGTCCTGGTCAGTTCGTTGTACAA GATAATCACACAGCCAAGATTACTTTGGTGGCCCCAGATAGATCTTGTCTATTCACGCAGCGCAGAACTGAGAGCCATGTTCACCGATGCTCTGAACAAGGTTGCTCAGGGTTACATATCGCACGCTCCGTTACGCATGATCCAGAGCTTGACACTCAAAGGCAAGGAACAAAGCAAGTACAAggatcggggagaagacatATCCGGATACAGGAATCTCCTTCTTTGGATGGTGCGACTGATTCACGCCGATCCCATGTTGATGTTGAAT AATCAAGGGAAAGCGGGCCATGAAATACAAAGCTCGACTCTCGAGCTGATCAACGGACTAGTTTCTCTGGTTCATCAGCCAACGATGCCAGATGTTGCGCACGAGGCGATGGAAGCTCTACTGGTTCTGCACCACCCTGACAAAATTAAGGCGTGGAATCCCGAAGCTCCAATAAACACATTCTGGGATGTCAGTTCTCAAGTCCTTTTCTCCATATCACAAAAACTGATCCAACACCAAATAGTAAATTACACAGACATACTGAAGTGGCTTAGAGAAATACTCGTCTGTAGAAACGCTTTCCTTACCCAAAACAAAGACTATGCCAACGTTGGCAGTCAAATCGCCATCTGTAAACAAGCTCACATTAAGTTGGAG GTGGTTTTCTTCATGTATTTATGGAGCATTGACATGGAAGCAGTTTTAGTCGCAATGTCATGCTTTGCACTCCTCTGTGAAGAAGCCGACATCCGTTGTGGCAGTGACGAGGTAGCAGTAACGTGCCTTTTACCAAACTACCACTTGTACATTGAACTTGCTCAGGCGTCGACAATCCTGACAACTG CCAGCGGAGAGAGTAGGATTTATTATCATGAACACAATCACG GTCGTGCTGCTCTGCAAAAAAGGATTATGACACTACTTAGAAAAATAGAACACTGCGTCAATGGTGTGCAACCT GCTTGGGAAGAGACATTCAGAAACTGGGAATTGGCTTGTCGGCAATTGTCAAATTACCGTAAAACAAAATCCGAGGATCCACAGACTGAACCATCGCACCGTAGCACTGGAAAACGGAGAGCTTCCCACCAGAATTCGGAGCACGAGTTAGAGGAACAGATAAACGAATGGGCAAACATGACTGGATTTTTATGTGCGATGGGCGGTGTGTGTCTCCAGAGGAGATCGCCCAGCAGGCCGGTGTCCGGTCTAGTTTCAAACTCTGAGACAAAGAGAAGCAATACCTTAGCAAATCCAAACCAGGAAGTACAGTACTGCCCGGTAACACAGTTTGTATTCAATCTCCTGAGGCTGTTGATATGCAACAACGAAAAGTTTGGCGCACAGATACAAAAGCACGTCAAGGAGTTGGTGGGACACGAAATGAGCCCAGCCTTGTACCCGATATTGTTTGACCAAATAAAGAGCATTGTAGAAAAGTTCTTTGACCAGCAAGGGCAGGTTGTTGTTTCGGATCTGAACACGCAGTTTATCGAGCACACAATATTTATTATGAAAAACGTTTTGGACTCGAAAACTGATCAGCCATCTGAACATCTCGGGGTAACCAGCATCGAAGGGATGATGCTTGCGATTGTCAGATATGTCAGGCATTTGGACATGACCGTTCACGCAATACATATTAAAACCAAATTGTGTCAGTTGGTGGAGGTCATGATGAAGCGGCGCGACGATTTGGCCTTCAGACAGGAAATGAAGTTCAGGAATAAGTTGGTAGAGTATCTCACAGATTGGGTAATGGGCACCAGTCATCAAATTGCACCTCCCAGTGGCGGCGATGTGACTGTTATCACTAG TATTTACTCTAGGGATTTGGACCAGGCATGTATGGAGGCTGTTGGAGCGCTGTTACGTGGATTACCCCTTCAACCCGAGGAGTCAGATAGAGGTGACCTAATGGAGGCAAAGTCACAACTCTTCCTGAAGTACTTTACCCTATTCATGAATTTGCTGAATGACTGCAGTGAATCGACTGAAGAAAAAGAGGTTGTAACGAGGCAAAGAGTGACCGCCGGGAAACTGTCCACTCTTCGGAATGCTACAATTCAAGCAATGAGCAATCTCCTCAGTGCTAACATTGATAGCGGCCTTATGCATTCGATTG ACCTCGGCTACAACAGAGACCTTCAAACACGCGCCGCGTTCATGGAAGTACTTACGAAAATCCTTCAGCAAGGTACAGAGTTTGATACTCTAGCCGAAAATGTGCTGGCCGATAGATTGGAACAGCTTGTCCAGCTCGTTACCATGATCAGTGACAAGGGAGAGTTGCCAATCGCTATGGCCCTTGCCAACGTGGTCACTACCAATCAGATGGACGAATTGGCGAGAGTGTTCGTCACCTTGTTTGACGCAAAGCATTTGCTGTCACCTCTCCTTTGGAATATGTTTTACCGCGAGGTTGAAGTCTCTGACTGCATGCAAACCCTCTTCAGAGGGAATAGTCTGGGAAGCAAAATCATGGCATTCTGTTTCAAAATATATGGTGCTAGCTACTTGCAGAGCTTGTTGGAACCTTTAATAAAACCATTGCTAGAGGATCCGGTGACCCACTTTGAAGTTGACAGTGCGCGGATCGACATTAACGAAGACATTGAAAAAAACGGGCGAAATTTAATAGCTCTTACTCAAAGAGTATTTGACGCTATTGTGTCGTCAGCAGACAA ATTCCCTCCACAGTTACGATCGATGTGTCACTGTTTGTACCAAGTGCTGAGCAAGAGATTCCCACAGTGCCCACAAAATAATATCGGAGCTGTGGGTACGGTAATATTTTTGCGATTCATCAATCCAGCGATTGTTTCGCCGCAAGAAATGGGGATAGTCAGTAAGCAAGTTCCTACACCGGTCAAGAGAGGCCTGATGCTAATGTCCAAAATTCTGCAGAACATCGCGAATCATGTGGAATTTAGTAAAGAGCAGCACATGCTCCCGTTCAATGACTTCCTTAGAGCACACTTTGAAATTGGCAGGAGATTCTTCATACAAATTGCTTCTGACTGCGAAACAGTGGATCAGGCGAATCATCCTATGTCTTTCATATCAGATACCAATGTTTTGGCTTTGCACAGACTTCTGTGGAATCACCAGGAGAGGATTGGAGATTATTTGAGCAGCAGCCGAGACCATAAAGCCGTTGGCAGGAGGCCGTTTGACAAGATGGCTACATTACTGGCTTATTTAGGACCTCCAGAGCACAAGCCGGTAGATTCAAA TTTGCTATTTTCATCCTTCGATCGATGGTCAAGTATCGACATGTCATCAACAAACTTTGAGGAAATCATGGTAAAGCATAACATGCATGAAAAGGAAGAGTTCAAAAGTATCaaaagtttgaatattttctatcAAGCTGGAACAAGCAAGCAAGGCTATCCTGTGTTCTACTATATTGCTCGGAGATACAA AATTGGTGAAACAAACGGCGACCTGTTGATCTATCACGTGATACTTACTCTGAAGCCATTTTGTCACTCACCATTTGAGCTTGTAGTAGATTTTACTCATACTTGTTCGGACAATCGTTTCAGGACGGAATTTTTGCAGAAATGGTTTTACGTTCTTCCCGAAGTGGCGTATGAGAACATTCACGCggcttatatatataattgcaATAGCTGGGTCCGCGAGTACACAAAGTTTCACGATAGAATTCTAGCCCCTTTGAAGGGGAATCGAAAGGTGGTATTCATAGAAGCTCCCGGGAGGCTGAACGATCTGATCGATCTTGAACAGCAAAAATTACCTGGTGCGACATTGTCCCTAGACGAAGATCTCAAGGTGTTCAACAATGCGCTCAAACTCTCGCACAAGGACACAAAAGTTGCCATTAAAGTTGGCCCTACCGCAATTCAAATAACTTCTGCTGAAAAATGCAAAGTTCTGTCTCACGCGGTGTTATTGAACGACGTTTATTACGCTTCTGAAATAGAGGAGGTCTGCTTGGTCGATGATAACCAGTTCACGCTCACAATAGCCAATGAATCTGGACCTCTTTCTTTCATACACAACGACTGTGATAGCATAGTGCAAGCTATTATTCATATAAGGAATCGGTGGGAGCTTTCCCAGCCAGATTCCGTAACTGTACACCAAAAAATACGCCCTAAAGACGTGCCTGGTACTCTGCTGAACATGGCTCTTCTGAATCTCGGTAGTTCAGATCCGAACCTGAGAACAGCGGCGTACAATCAGCTTTGCGCACTGACGGCGACGTTTGATCTCAAGATAGAAGGACAGCTATTAGAGACTTCAGGTCTGTGTATTCCCTCCAAtaacacaatttttattaaatcagTTAGTGAAAAACTAGCGACAAACGAACCACATTTGACACTGGAGTTCCTCGAGGAGTGTATTCAAGGCTTCAGGGTATCAAATATAGAGTTGAAGCATTTGTGCCTAGAGTATATGACCCCGTGGCTGGTGAATCTCGTGAGGTTTTGCAAACCCTCTGACGAGAGCAAGCGTCAGAAACAGGTAACTCAGATATTGGAGAAGCTGATAACTCTGACTATTGAAGAGGTCCAAATGTATCCTAGTATACAAGCAAAGATTTGGGGGAGTATAGGTCAGGTACCAGAGCTGATCGATATGGTCCTAGACAACTTCATACAACGGAGTGTTAGATATGGGCTTGGAACAGCCATGGTCGAAATTATGGCTGACACGGCCGTCGCTCTGGCTTCGGCGAATGTTCAGTTAGTGGCGAAAAAGGTCATTGGACGACTTTGCAGGGTCGTTGACAAGACGTGCACCTCTCCAACTGCTTTGCTGGAGCAGCACGCAATGTGGCATGACATTGCCATTCTGGCCCGATACTTGCTCATGCTATCCTTCAACAATTGCTTGGACGTGGGGCGGCATCTTCCGTACCTGTTTCACACTGTAACCTTCTTAGTTTGCTCCGGGAGTTTGAGCATGAGGGCATCGACTCATGGATTAGTGATTAACATTATTCATTCCTTGTGTACCTGTACCAAACCCTCCTTTTCAGAGGATACTCAAAGAGTGCTAAGACTTAGTTTGGACGAGTTTTCCCTCCCAAAGTTCTACCTGCTATTTGGTATAAGCAAAGTTAAGTCAGCTGCCGTTACTGCCTTTAGGTCAAGCTACAGGCATTCCAATGAAAAGTGGTTTGGAAATGAACGCAGCTTGTCCGGTGGACAGGACAGAGAAAGGTTGGCTCTCACTAGTTTAGAGGTGATCACCGATGCACTTCTTGAAATAATGGAGGCCTGTATGAGGGACATTCCTGACTGTGATTGGCTCCAGACTTGGACAACCTTAGCAAAGAGTTTCGCCTTTTGTTTCAATCCAGCTCTACAGCCCAGAGCTCTCATCGTCTTTGGCTGTATAAGTAAGAGCATTACAGATCAAGATATAAAACAATTGTTAAGGATACTTGTCAAGGCCCTCGAAAGTTTCGACGACATTATTCTTCTCGAGGCTATAGTTATGTGTTTGACTCGACTTCAACCCCTTCTTAGGCCC GAATCTCCGATACATCGTTCCCTCTTCTGGGTTGCAACCTCGGTGTTACAACTCGATGAGGCTTCTCTTTATGCATCTGGGCTGGCATTACTTGAACAGAACTTGCATACACTTGATTCTCAAGGGATATTCGATGATAAG ACTTTGGAACAAGTTATGATGTCTACTCGGGAGCCTTTAGAATGGCATTTTAAGCAACTGGACCACGCAGTTGGTCTGTCCTTCAAAACAAACTTCCACTTTGCTCTGGTAGGGCATTTATTGAAGGGCTATCGACATCCGACTCCTACAACTGTTTCCAGAACAGCGAGAGTGCTGACTATGCTATTGGCCATTGTTGCTAAACCCCTTAGGCGAGACAAGTTTGAAGTGACACTGGACAGTGTGGCTTATCTAGCTG CCTTGGTGTCGGTCTCTGAAGAAGTACGCAGTAGGTGTCATATTCGCCATTCGTTGGGTCGCGCAGTTGCAGAATCCGGAAGCACTGACTTCCTAGATACTCTAGTGCCGCACAATACC GATTCTACTGGCGGCATGACGAATCCCGCGAATCGAAGGCAAAAGTCGTGGGATCTCCTGGATCAATCGGCAATCACACAAGCGAAACAGCAGAAGCAGCACACGCCGCATCAG ACTGGCcgcattttatttaaaacacAGAGATCGTTCTCCGTGCCGACCACGAAGGAGGCCAAGCCGATCAACGACTCGGAAGCGA